The following proteins are co-located in the Pseudomonas sp. ATCC 13867 genome:
- a CDS encoding acyl-CoA thioesterase — MIELEQEDPIPQGDLALQITALPRETNGFGDIFGGWLVAQMDLAGTAMASRIAGGRVATVAIDRMAFLVPVAVGAQLSFYTQSLEVGRSSIRMLVEVWSDDPLSSEWRKVTEAVFVFVAIDGSGRTRPVPPRRG; from the coding sequence ATGATCGAGCTCGAACAAGAAGATCCCATCCCGCAGGGTGACCTTGCCCTGCAGATTACGGCCCTGCCGCGCGAGACCAACGGCTTCGGCGACATCTTCGGTGGTTGGCTGGTAGCACAGATGGATCTCGCCGGTACCGCAATGGCCAGCCGCATCGCCGGCGGCCGCGTCGCTACCGTGGCGATTGACCGCATGGCCTTCCTGGTCCCGGTCGCCGTTGGCGCGCAGCTCTCCTTCTATACGCAATCGCTGGAAGTCGGCCGCAGTTCGATCCGCATGCTGGTCGAGGTCTGGAGCGACGATCCGCTGTCCAGCGAATGGCGCAAGGTCACCGAGGCGGTATTCGTCTTCGTCGCTATCGACGGCAGTGGCCGTACCCGCCCGGTTCCACCGCGTCGTGGTTGA
- the betA gene encoding choline dehydrogenase, with protein MSQEYDYIIIGAGSAGNVLATRLTEDADVSVLLLEAGGPDYRADFRTQMPAALAYPLQGRRYNWAYVTDPEPHMNNRRMECGRGKGLGGSSLINGMCYIRGNAMDFDGWAQAKGLEDWTYLDCLPYFRKAETRDIGPNDFHGGSGPVSVTTPKAGNNPLFHAMVDAGVQAGYPRTEDLNGYQQEGFGPMDRTVTPQGRRASTARGYLDQARERPNLTIVTHALTDRILFSGKRAIGATYLHGDDNALKEVRARREVLVCSGAIASPQLLQRSGVGPSALLRDLGIEVVHDLPGVGRNLQDHLEMYLQYACKQPVSLYPALQWWNQPQIGAEWMFLGTGLGASNQFEAGGFIRTRPEFEWPNIQYHFLPVAINYNGSNAVKEHGFQAHVGSMRSPSRGRINLTSRDPRKHPSILFNYMSTEQDWQEFRDAIRVTREIMNQPALDPFRGRELSPGLDKHSDADLDAFVREHAETAFHPSCSCKMGEDDMAVVDGEGRVHGMQGLRVVDASIMPLIITGNLNATTIMMAEKIADKVRGREALPRSTADYYKANGAPVRGKSLR; from the coding sequence ATGTCCCAGGAATACGACTACATCATCATTGGCGCCGGCTCTGCCGGTAACGTATTGGCGACTCGCCTGACCGAGGACGCCGACGTCAGCGTCCTGCTGCTGGAAGCCGGCGGCCCGGACTACCGCGCCGACTTCCGCACCCAGATGCCGGCCGCGCTGGCCTACCCGCTGCAGGGCCGCCGCTACAACTGGGCCTATGTGACCGACCCCGAGCCGCACATGAACAACCGCCGCATGGAGTGCGGTCGCGGCAAGGGCCTGGGTGGCTCCTCGCTGATCAACGGCATGTGCTACATCCGCGGCAACGCCATGGACTTCGACGGCTGGGCGCAGGCCAAGGGCCTGGAAGACTGGACCTATCTCGACTGCCTGCCGTACTTCCGCAAGGCCGAGACCCGCGACATCGGTCCCAACGACTTCCACGGCGGCAGCGGCCCGGTGAGCGTCACCACGCCCAAGGCCGGCAACAACCCGTTGTTCCATGCGATGGTGGACGCCGGCGTGCAGGCCGGTTATCCACGTACCGAAGATCTCAACGGCTACCAGCAGGAAGGCTTCGGTCCGATGGACCGCACCGTCACTCCGCAGGGCCGTCGCGCCAGCACCGCGCGCGGCTACCTGGACCAGGCCCGCGAGCGGCCGAACCTGACCATCGTCACCCACGCCCTGACCGACCGCATCCTGTTCAGCGGCAAGCGCGCCATCGGGGCGACCTATCTGCACGGCGATGACAACGCCCTGAAGGAAGTCCGCGCCCGTCGCGAAGTGCTGGTGTGCTCGGGGGCCATCGCTTCTCCGCAACTGCTGCAGCGCTCCGGCGTCGGCCCATCCGCGCTGCTGCGTGACCTGGGCATCGAGGTGGTGCATGACCTACCCGGCGTCGGCCGGAACCTCCAGGACCACCTGGAGATGTACCTGCAGTACGCCTGCAAGCAGCCGGTCTCGCTGTACCCGGCGCTGCAATGGTGGAACCAGCCGCAGATCGGCGCGGAGTGGATGTTCCTCGGCACCGGCCTGGGCGCGAGCAACCAGTTCGAAGCCGGTGGCTTCATCCGTACCCGTCCGGAGTTCGAGTGGCCGAACATCCAGTACCACTTCCTGCCGGTGGCGATTAACTACAACGGCAGCAACGCGGTGAAGGAGCATGGCTTCCAGGCCCACGTGGGCTCCATGCGTTCGCCCAGTCGCGGCCGCATCAACCTGACGTCCCGTGATCCGCGCAAGCACCCGAGCATCCTGTTCAACTACATGTCCACCGAACAGGACTGGCAGGAGTTTCGCGATGCGATCCGCGTCACCCGCGAGATCATGAACCAGCCGGCGCTCGACCCCTTCCGTGGCCGCGAGCTCAGCCCGGGCCTGGACAAGCACAGCGATGCCGACCTGGATGCCTTCGTGCGTGAACATGCGGAAACCGCCTTCCACCCCTCCTGCTCCTGCAAGATGGGCGAGGACGACATGGCGGTGGTCGATGGCGAAGGCCGTGTACACGGGATGCAGGGGCTGCGCGTGGTCGATGCCTCGATCATGCCGCTGATCATTACCGGCAACCTCAACGCCACCACCATCATGATGGCCGAGAAGATCGCCGATAAGGTCCGTGGCCGCGAGGCGCTGCCCCGCAGTACCGCCGACTACTACAAGGCCAATGGTGCTCCGGTACGCGGAAAATCACTGCGCTGA
- the betB gene encoding betaine-aldehyde dehydrogenase has protein sequence MARFEVQKLYIGGRYVEATSGATFETINPANGEVLAQVQRASKDDVERAVQAAVEGQKVWAAMTAMQRSRILRRAVDILRERNDELAELETLDTGKPLAETRFVDIVTGADVLEYYAGLVPAIEGEQIPLRETSFVYTRREPLGVVAGIGAWNYPIQIALWKSAPALAAGNAMIFKPSEVTPLTALKLAEIYTEAGLPDGVFNVLTGSGREVGQWLTEHPLIEKISFTGGTSTGKKVMASASSSSLKEVTMELGGKSPLIIFEDANLDRAADIAVMANFFSSGQVCTNGTRVFIPRNLQARFEAKVLERVKRIRLGSPQDESTNFGPLVSFPHMESVLSYIESGKEQKARLLCGGERVTQGEFGKGAYVAPTVFTDCRDDMTIVREEIFGPVMSILVYDSEDEAIRRANDTEYGLAAGVVTQDLARAHRAIHRLEAGICWINTWGESPAEMPVGGYKQSGVGRENGLTTLAHYTRIKSVQVELGDYASVF, from the coding sequence ATGGCTCGATTCGAAGTACAGAAGCTCTACATTGGCGGTCGCTACGTGGAAGCCACCAGCGGCGCCACCTTCGAGACCATCAATCCGGCCAATGGGGAAGTCCTCGCCCAGGTGCAGCGCGCGTCGAAAGACGACGTCGAGCGCGCCGTGCAGGCGGCGGTGGAAGGGCAGAAAGTCTGGGCGGCGATGACCGCCATGCAGCGCTCGCGCATCCTGCGTCGCGCCGTGGACATCCTCCGCGAGCGCAATGACGAGCTCGCCGAGCTGGAAACCCTCGACACCGGCAAGCCGCTGGCCGAGACCCGCTTCGTCGACATCGTCACCGGCGCCGACGTGCTCGAGTACTACGCCGGCCTGGTGCCCGCCATCGAGGGCGAACAGATCCCGCTGCGCGAGACCAGTTTCGTCTACACCCGCCGCGAACCGCTGGGCGTGGTCGCCGGCATCGGCGCCTGGAACTACCCGATCCAGATCGCCCTGTGGAAATCCGCCCCGGCCCTGGCTGCCGGCAACGCGATGATCTTCAAGCCCAGCGAGGTCACCCCGCTGACCGCGCTGAAACTCGCCGAGATCTACACCGAGGCCGGCCTGCCCGATGGCGTGTTCAATGTGCTTACCGGCAGCGGCCGCGAAGTCGGCCAGTGGCTGACCGAGCATCCGCTGATCGAGAAGATTTCCTTCACCGGCGGCACCTCCACCGGCAAGAAGGTCATGGCCAGCGCCTCGAGCTCCTCGCTCAAGGAGGTCACGATGGAGCTGGGCGGCAAGTCGCCGTTGATCATCTTCGAGGACGCCAACCTCGACCGCGCCGCCGACATCGCCGTGATGGCCAACTTCTTCAGCTCCGGCCAGGTGTGTACCAACGGTACCCGCGTGTTCATCCCGCGCAACCTGCAGGCGCGTTTCGAGGCCAAGGTGCTGGAGCGCGTGAAGCGCATCCGCCTGGGCAGCCCGCAGGATGAAAGCACCAACTTCGGTCCGCTGGTCAGCTTCCCGCACATGGAGAGCGTTCTCTCCTACATCGAGTCCGGCAAGGAACAGAAGGCCCGCCTGCTGTGCGGTGGCGAGCGCGTCACCCAGGGCGAGTTCGGCAAGGGCGCCTACGTCGCGCCGACCGTGTTCACCGATTGTCGCGACGACATGACCATCGTCCGCGAGGAAATCTTCGGGCCGGTCATGAGCATCCTCGTCTACGACAGCGAAGACGAGGCCATCCGCCGCGCCAACGACACCGAGTACGGCCTGGCCGCCGGCGTCGTCACCCAGGACCTGGCCCGCGCGCACCGCGCGATCCACCGTCTGGAAGCGGGCATCTGCTGGATCAACACCTGGGGCGAGTCGCCGGCCGAGATGCCGGTTGGCGGGTACAAGCAATCGGGTGTCGGTCGTGAGAACGGTCTGACCACCCTGGCTCACTACACTCGCATCAAATCCGTGCAGGTAGAGCTGGGCGACTACGCCTCGGTGTTCTGA
- the betI gene encoding transcriptional regulator BetI, whose translation MPKVGMQPIRRSQLIHATLEAVDQVGMGDASIALIARLAGVSNGIISHYFQDKNGLLEATMRHLMLALSKAVGERRKALKTDEPRSHLRAIIEGNFDASQVNGPAMKTWLAFWAASMHQPSLRRLQRINDHRLYSNLCCEFRRVLPITQARSAARGLAALIDGLWLRGALSGDAFDTRQALAIAYDYLDQQLAKQTG comes from the coding sequence ATGCCCAAGGTCGGTATGCAGCCGATTCGCCGCTCCCAACTGATCCACGCCACGCTCGAAGCGGTGGACCAGGTGGGCATGGGTGACGCCAGCATTGCCCTGATCGCCCGCCTGGCGGGGGTTTCCAACGGCATCATCAGCCACTACTTCCAGGACAAGAACGGTCTCCTGGAAGCGACCATGCGCCACCTGATGCTGGCGTTGAGCAAGGCCGTCGGCGAACGCCGCAAGGCCTTGAAGACTGACGAACCGCGTTCGCACCTGCGCGCGATCATCGAAGGCAACTTCGATGCGAGCCAGGTCAACGGGCCGGCGATGAAAACCTGGCTGGCGTTCTGGGCAGCCAGCATGCACCAGCCGTCGTTGCGCCGCCTGCAGCGGATCAACGACCACCGGTTGTATTCGAACCTGTGCTGCGAGTTTCGCCGGGTATTGCCGATCACCCAGGCGCGCTCGGCGGCCCGTGGACTGGCTGCACTGATCGATGGACTGTGGCTGCGGGGCGCGCTCTCGGGCGATGCCTTCGACACCCGGCAGGCGCTGGCCATCGCTTACGACTACCTCGACCAACAACTGGCGAAACAGACGGGATAG